From the bacterium genome, one window contains:
- the csm3 gene encoding type III-A CRISPR-associated RAMP protein Csm3, with protein MSSRNHKPIIGKLLIKGVLRCETGLHIGSAQGNLEIGGLDSPVVRDPLSREPYIPGSSLRGKMRAILERKEGKTFDRHSGQGVYRHECADLSCTVCRLFGATGRGQDEVNQPSRLAIRDLRLTHDSLARLNEIDTGLQYTELKFENALDRITAAANPRQIERVPAGAEFRFELVYTVETESKTELESDLKNIFALLNMVQDDSIGGHGARGYGKISLQLGGGMGEVTARRVSYYTAEDEASRVANQYIASDIDSLEMALVRLPEFLHFFGLK; from the coding sequence ATGTCCAGCAGAAATCACAAACCCATCATCGGCAAGCTCCTGATCAAAGGTGTGCTGCGTTGTGAAACGGGCCTGCATATCGGCTCTGCACAGGGAAATCTTGAAATCGGCGGCCTGGACAGCCCGGTTGTCCGGGATCCTCTGAGCCGCGAGCCCTACATACCGGGCAGCTCACTGCGCGGCAAGATGCGCGCGATTCTCGAACGCAAGGAAGGCAAGACCTTTGATCGTCATAGCGGTCAGGGTGTTTACCGTCACGAGTGCGCTGACTTGAGCTGTACGGTTTGCCGCCTTTTTGGTGCGACTGGACGCGGACAGGATGAAGTCAATCAGCCATCCCGTCTCGCTATCCGCGATCTTCGCTTGACGCACGACAGCCTAGCCAGATTGAATGAAATCGACACCGGCTTGCAATATACCGAGCTCAAGTTCGAGAATGCTCTTGACCGGATCACTGCGGCAGCTAATCCTCGCCAGATCGAACGTGTTCCCGCCGGCGCTGAATTTCGTTTCGAGTTGGTCTACACAGTGGAAACGGAATCAAAAACCGAGCTGGAGAGCGACCTGAAAAACATATTTGCATTGCTCAATATGGTTCAGGACGATAGTATCGGCGGACATGGCGCGCGTGGATATGGCAAAATCAGCCTGCAGCTGGGTGGCGGAATGGGCGAGGTTACGGCTCGTCGAGTGAGCTATTATACGGCTGAGGATGAAGCCTCAAGAGTGGCGAACCAATATATAGCCAGCGATATCGACTCTCTGGAAATGGCTCTAGTCAGGCTGCCTGAATTCCTGCACTTCTTCGGTCTTAAATAG